From Xenopus tropicalis strain Nigerian chromosome 3, UCB_Xtro_10.0, whole genome shotgun sequence, the proteins below share one genomic window:
- the LOC101732881 gene encoding hepatitis A virus cellular receptor 1 homolog, protein MIISSLQHLLLCMIIIHCPLMLGTQLDMTMLCLSICPVLFLLPALTVGAEHVRGSVGGTVLLPCIYPVTGGTTSMCWGRGHCPTSKCLNPILRTDSDGKEVIWHQSERYRLLGNIEQGDVSLTITQLTISDSGTYCCRVEIPGWFNDQKGEIQVSVDEEQTNLSSPAIPTRTSQASEAVSNSSASTAASSSDHMNTVSAQLPDVSSPSREV, encoded by the exons ATGATCATTTCATCACTCCAACACTTACTGCTGTGCATGATCATTATACACTGCCCATTAATGTTGGGCACTCAACTAGATATGACTATGCTGTGTCTTAGTATTTGCCCTGTTCTCTTCCTTCTGCCAG CTCTGACAGTAGGAGCAGAACATGTGAGGGGATCAGTCGGGGGGACAGTGCTATTACCCTGCATTTACCCTGTTACTGGAGGTACCACCAGTATGTGCTGGGGCCGCGGCCATTGCCCAACTTCCAAATGTCTGAATCCAATCCTCAGGACTGATAGTGATGGGAAGGAAGTTATCTGGCACCAATCAGAGAGATACAGATTATTGGGGAACATAGAACAGGGGGACGTGTCTCTCACCATCACCCAACTGACCATCAGTGACTCCGGAACCTACTGCTGCAGGGTGGAGATCCCTGGTTGGTTCAACGACCAAAAGGGGGAGATACAAGTCAGTGTAGATGAAG AACAGACAAATCTCTCTAGCCCTGCCATTCCAACCAGAACATCCCAAGCCAGTGAAG caGTATCAAATAGCTCAGCATCCACTGCTGCATCCAGCTCAGATCATATGAATACAG